In a single window of the uncultured Dysgonomonas sp. genome:
- a CDS encoding aminoacyl-histidine dipeptidase, whose amino-acid sequence MTIKDLKPSAVWNYFYEISQIPRPSKKEGKIIAYLLDFAKKHNLEVKKDDAGNVLITKPATKGKENLPTVILQGHVDMVCEKNSGTVHDFGNDPIETVVEGDWLKAKGTTLGADNGIGVAAALAILSSDTIEHGKLECLFTVDEETGLTGAYALSKDFLNGDILINLDTEEEGEVYIGCAGGKITTATFTYKPESIPANYFWFKAQVKGLNGGHSGSEIHKGLGNANKILNRYLWTLSRQYDLSLAEFNGGNLHNAIAREAYAIAGVPYNKKEEVIVALNTLAPEIEAELKSVDPNLRMTVESTDTPSFVIDKDTTNNLLNALYACPHGVLGMSFEIPGLVEASTNLASVKMKEGNTILITTSQRSSTNSLKDDAGNIVNAVFTLAKADVVHSAGYPGWRPNPDSKVLGVAKDAYKKLFNKEAEIMAIHAGLECGLFLEKYPHLDMISCGPTIRNAHSPEEQVEILSVEKWWVFLLEILKNIPAK is encoded by the coding sequence ATGACAATAAAAGATTTAAAGCCAAGCGCAGTATGGAACTATTTTTATGAAATAAGCCAGATCCCGCGTCCATCGAAAAAAGAAGGTAAAATAATAGCTTATCTACTCGATTTTGCAAAAAAGCACAATCTGGAGGTAAAAAAAGATGATGCCGGAAATGTGCTTATAACCAAGCCTGCGACTAAAGGCAAAGAAAATCTTCCGACCGTGATACTTCAGGGGCACGTAGATATGGTATGCGAAAAAAACAGCGGAACTGTCCATGATTTTGGCAACGACCCGATAGAAACAGTTGTAGAAGGCGACTGGTTAAAAGCTAAAGGTACAACTCTGGGTGCAGATAATGGCATAGGAGTGGCAGCTGCTCTGGCTATACTTTCATCAGATACAATAGAACACGGAAAACTGGAATGCCTGTTCACTGTAGATGAAGAAACAGGTCTGACTGGCGCTTATGCATTAAGTAAAGATTTTCTGAATGGAGATATTCTTATCAATCTGGATACCGAAGAAGAAGGTGAAGTATATATAGGATGTGCAGGAGGTAAGATAACTACTGCTACATTCACATACAAGCCGGAAAGCATTCCAGCAAACTATTTCTGGTTTAAGGCTCAGGTAAAAGGGTTGAACGGAGGACACTCAGGTTCGGAAATCCACAAAGGCCTGGGTAATGCAAATAAGATACTCAACCGCTATCTGTGGACACTCAGCAGACAATACGACCTTTCTCTAGCGGAATTTAACGGAGGGAATCTGCATAATGCTATTGCTCGCGAAGCATATGCTATAGCAGGAGTACCTTACAATAAAAAGGAAGAGGTAATTGTAGCATTGAATACACTGGCTCCGGAAATCGAAGCTGAATTGAAAAGCGTAGATCCTAATCTGAGAATGACAGTGGAATCTACCGATACTCCATCGTTTGTTATAGATAAGGATACAACTAACAATCTGTTGAACGCACTATACGCTTGTCCTCATGGTGTACTGGGCATGAGTTTTGAAATACCGGGACTGGTAGAAGCATCTACAAATCTGGCTTCAGTGAAAATGAAAGAGGGTAATACAATCCTGATAACTACAAGCCAGAGAAGTTCCACAAACTCATTGAAAGATGATGCAGGAAATATAGTTAACGCCGTATTCACACTAGCAAAAGCAGATGTGGTGCACTCGGCAGGATATCCGGGATGGAGACCTAATCCGGATTCTAAAGTATTAGGTGTAGCTAAAGATGCTTACAAAAAACTATTCAACAAAGAAGCGGAGATAATGGCAATCCATGCCGGTCTCGAATGCGGACTATTCCTCGAAAAATATCCACATCTGGATATGATCTCATGTGGACCTACAATCCGTAATGCCCATTCTCCGGAAGAACAGGTTGAAATTCTTTCTGTTGAAAAATGGTGGGTTTTCTTACTGGAAATATTAAAAAACATTCCTGCTAAATAA
- a CDS encoding SPOR domain-containing protein, whose translation MEKTIFKYLEISLPIHNCVIIPDFGGFILNMEPAIFLSNGAIKPPKHSIVFNPELNHNDGIIASYITKDEKISYNAACKKIKEFVTAIKTKLKDGKTIPFGNIGSFTTDTEGNILFAPNRSIMHPGLFGLYPTSIKQLAEIDKIIIRDKRNLSLKYTIGAVAASVAAIALFITPINIKDSNSKISQKADFISTITSSLSPRNSEIVKDLENKTETKQITNTAEDSPVKLKSGRIYYIIVGGEDTMDRANNLLSKIKKNGFNDADIVEGGDRYRIYISSFEDKTQAESYLDSFRKENPKFETAWLYSKRNN comes from the coding sequence ATGGAAAAAACAATATTTAAATACCTAGAAATTTCACTTCCGATACACAATTGTGTTATTATACCTGATTTTGGAGGTTTCATATTAAACATGGAACCAGCAATATTCTTATCCAACGGCGCAATCAAACCGCCTAAACACAGTATTGTTTTCAATCCGGAACTAAATCATAATGATGGAATTATAGCATCATACATTACCAAAGACGAGAAGATATCCTATAACGCTGCATGCAAAAAGATAAAAGAGTTTGTGACAGCAATTAAAACAAAACTGAAAGATGGTAAAACGATTCCGTTTGGCAATATTGGGTCATTTACAACTGATACAGAAGGAAATATTCTTTTCGCACCGAACAGATCGATTATGCATCCCGGTTTGTTTGGATTATACCCTACCAGCATAAAACAATTGGCCGAAATAGATAAAATTATCATAAGAGACAAAAGAAATCTGTCCTTAAAATATACAATTGGTGCGGTCGCTGCCAGTGTAGCCGCAATTGCACTTTTCATTACCCCCATCAACATTAAAGACAGCAACAGCAAAATCTCTCAAAAAGCTGATTTTATATCTACAATTACAAGCTCGTTGTCACCGCGTAATAGCGAAATTGTTAAAGATTTGGAAAACAAGACTGAGACCAAGCAAATCACTAACACGGCTGAAGATAGTCCTGTCAAACTCAAATCCGGACGTATCTATTATATTATTGTCGGAGGAGAAGACACAATGGATAGGGCGAACAATCTGCTTTCCAAAATTAAGAAGAATGGATTTAATGATGCAGACATTGTAGAAGGAGGCGATAGATACAGGATATATATATCTTCGTTTGAAGATAAGACACAGGCAGAATCATATCTTGACTCTTTCAGGAAAGAAAACCCTAAATTTGAAACGGCGTGGCTTTATTCCAAAAGAAACAACTAA
- a CDS encoding shikimate dehydrogenase: MDLYGIVGNPLAQSFSPRFFTEKFSKESIDAEYVKFEIPEISLFPDIISSHPNLRGLNVTIPYKEKVIQYLDDLDPQTRELGAVNVIKVVRSGSAVKLVGYNSDIIGFRNSIAPLINKDIHKKALILGTGGASKAVAGGLKNLGLDFTYVSRTPKTGQLQYPDLNKDIFNEYTVIVNASPLGTFPNVDEAPDIPYLYLTRDCLLYDLVYNPAETKFLRLGKERGAKVKNGAEMLELQALAAWDIWNR, encoded by the coding sequence ATGGATTTATATGGAATTGTGGGGAACCCTTTAGCTCAGTCTTTTTCTCCCCGGTTTTTTACAGAGAAATTTTCGAAGGAGAGTATTGATGCAGAATATGTGAAATTTGAAATTCCTGAAATTTCTTTATTTCCGGATATTATAAGTTCGCATCCGAATCTCAGAGGATTGAACGTAACTATTCCTTATAAAGAAAAGGTGATTCAATATTTAGATGATTTGGATCCTCAGACCAGAGAATTGGGGGCGGTGAATGTAATAAAAGTAGTAAGAAGCGGATCGGCAGTCAAGCTGGTAGGGTACAATTCAGATATTATAGGTTTCCGGAATTCGATTGCTCCACTTATCAATAAAGATATTCATAAGAAAGCTTTGATTTTGGGAACAGGAGGAGCCTCTAAAGCAGTAGCCGGAGGGTTGAAAAATCTCGGTTTGGATTTTACGTATGTTTCCCGTACACCTAAGACCGGGCAATTGCAATATCCGGATTTGAATAAAGATATATTTAATGAATATACGGTAATTGTGAATGCGTCGCCACTAGGTACATTCCCTAATGTAGATGAAGCACCGGATATTCCTTATCTGTATTTGACCCGGGATTGCTTATTGTATGATCTGGTATATAATCCGGCTGAAACAAAGTTTCTGAGGTTGGGGAAAGAAAGAGGTGCTAAGGTGAAAAATGGTGCGGAGATGCTTGAATTGCAGGCTTTGGCAGCTTGGGATATATGGAATAGATAA
- a CDS encoding acyltransferase family protein: protein MKGERVFSIDLLRVLACYMVIQVHAGEFYYIGEGGTIANGNDPFWVNIYNSLFRTAVPLFIMITGYFVLPVKEQMNVFFKKRFTRVLIPFIVWCVLYAIYAFAMGKTDIEGMFINIAKIPVNYGVEVGHLWYIYMLIGLYLFFPIISPWLNNASRNNLHFYLIIWAITLLLPYIHQVFPEVLGECYWNPTSLLYYFTGFLGFAILGFYLKKFCIAKSKWDMPIGFSLIIIGYIVTYSLFANRLNTQELVSDLELSWNYGTINVAMMALGLFLVIKNIRYRKDTILKKVITSISVMSYGIYLVHIIVLNFFYWAFNDIFSSAAIKIPLLAICTFLVSYIIIKVISYLPKSKYIIG, encoded by the coding sequence ATGAAAGGAGAAAGAGTATTCAGTATCGACTTACTCAGAGTATTAGCCTGCTATATGGTAATACAAGTACATGCAGGTGAATTTTACTACATCGGAGAAGGAGGGACTATCGCAAATGGAAACGATCCGTTTTGGGTCAATATCTACAATTCACTGTTCAGAACAGCAGTACCCTTATTCATCATGATTACAGGCTATTTTGTCCTGCCCGTAAAGGAACAGATGAACGTATTCTTTAAGAAACGTTTCACTCGCGTATTAATTCCTTTCATCGTATGGTGTGTACTATATGCGATTTATGCCTTCGCTATGGGCAAGACCGATATAGAGGGAATGTTTATCAATATAGCTAAAATCCCTGTTAACTATGGAGTGGAAGTCGGACATCTCTGGTACATTTATATGCTGATTGGATTATACCTGTTCTTCCCTATTATATCGCCCTGGCTGAATAATGCATCGCGCAACAACCTGCATTTTTACCTCATTATTTGGGCAATCACATTGTTACTCCCTTATATACATCAGGTATTCCCCGAGGTATTGGGAGAATGCTACTGGAATCCGACATCCCTGTTATATTACTTCACCGGATTTCTCGGATTCGCCATACTGGGCTTCTATCTCAAAAAATTCTGTATAGCAAAGAGCAAGTGGGATATGCCCATAGGATTCTCTTTAATTATAATTGGGTACATCGTAACCTATTCACTTTTTGCCAACAGACTGAATACACAAGAGTTAGTATCTGATTTGGAATTATCGTGGAACTATGGAACCATCAATGTGGCAATGATGGCTTTGGGCTTATTTCTAGTTATTAAGAATATCAGATACAGAAAAGATACTATTCTAAAAAAGGTAATAACAAGTATATCTGTCATGAGTTACGGAATATACCTGGTGCATATAATAGTATTAAATTTCTTCTACTGGGCTTTTAACGATATATTTTCATCAGCAGCAATAAAAATCCCTCTACTGGCTATATGCACATTTCTGGTATCTTATATTATTATAAAAGTGATTTCATATCTGCCAAAGAGTAAATATATTATCGGTTAA
- a CDS encoding OmpH family outer membrane protein, translating to MKNISYVINGVLAVAIIVLFILFFTSNKKSTEGGSASLKFAEGDSTGVLPIAYVNVDSLLINYNYAKDANDVLMKEYNSSNATLNNKQRQFENEVADFRKKIDNNVFLSQERAQQEQVRIQKMEADLHATAERLREDYMKKQAKVNAEITDSVRVCLKDYNKKANYQVIFSNTGLDNILLAKDSYDITKDVIQLLNSRYKPEAAK from the coding sequence ATGAAGAATATCTCTTATGTTATTAACGGTGTACTTGCAGTTGCAATAATCGTATTGTTTATTTTATTTTTTACATCTAATAAGAAAAGCACAGAAGGTGGATCTGCATCCCTTAAATTTGCAGAAGGTGATTCTACAGGCGTTTTACCTATAGCTTATGTCAATGTTGACTCTTTACTTATCAATTACAATTACGCAAAAGATGCAAATGATGTGTTGATGAAGGAATATAACAGTTCTAATGCAACATTGAACAACAAACAACGTCAATTTGAAAATGAAGTCGCTGATTTTCGTAAGAAAATTGATAACAATGTATTTCTAAGTCAGGAACGTGCTCAGCAAGAGCAAGTCCGTATACAGAAAATGGAGGCTGACCTTCATGCTACAGCAGAACGATTGAGAGAAGATTATATGAAAAAACAGGCTAAAGTAAATGCGGAGATAACCGATTCGGTTCGTGTTTGCCTGAAAGATTATAATAAAAAAGCTAATTATCAGGTGATCTTCAGTAATACAGGATTAGACAATATCCTGTTGGCAAAAGATTCATATGATATTACGAAAGATGTAATACAGCTACTTAATAGCCGTTACAAGCCCGAAGCCGCTAAATAG
- a CDS encoding D-sedoheptulose 7-phosphate isomerase — protein MDTECIIKDQIEKSISVKEAILTDVALLKNIREAAEMVTEAYRKGFKTLLAGNGGSAADAQHIAGEFVSRFYFDRPGIPSIALSTDTSILTAIGNDYGFDRLFERQVQAHGQVGDVFIGITTSGNSENIYKALMACRAKGVKTIVFTGKGGGRVTDICDICIKVPSEETPRIQESHILIGHIICCIVEEKLFGYLNKE, from the coding sequence ATGGATACTGAATGTATAATTAAGGATCAGATAGAAAAATCAATTTCTGTGAAGGAAGCAATACTAACCGATGTTGCTTTATTGAAGAATATTCGGGAAGCAGCAGAAATGGTTACGGAGGCTTATCGGAAGGGTTTTAAGACCTTGCTGGCCGGTAATGGAGGTAGTGCAGCCGATGCTCAGCATATTGCAGGGGAGTTTGTTAGCCGGTTTTATTTTGACCGCCCAGGTATTCCGTCTATCGCCTTGTCTACGGATACCTCTATCCTGACAGCTATAGGTAACGATTATGGATTTGACCGGTTGTTTGAGCGTCAGGTTCAAGCTCATGGTCAGGTTGGAGATGTTTTTATAGGGATCACAACTTCCGGTAATTCAGAAAATATATATAAGGCTTTGATGGCATGCCGGGCAAAAGGTGTTAAGACGATTGTTTTTACAGGAAAAGGAGGGGGGCGTGTTACGGATATTTGTGACATATGTATAAAAGTTCCATCAGAAGAGACTCCTCGTATACAAGAATCGCACATACTTATCGGACATATAATATGCTGTATTGTGGAGGAAAAATTATTTGGATATTTGAATAAAGAATAA
- a CDS encoding SLBB domain-containing protein, translated as MKRLILCLFTFLISICSLFAQMSDDQVISYVKTEMDKGTSQQTIAAELLKRGVTQSQLERIKDQQNQQRQKAAPGVIDDGSKLRTDVLDETMANEPVVDNKRRIFGKDIFNKKNLSFTPNVNIPTPEDYKLGPGDEVVIDIWGASQASVRQTISPEGSIRVDRLGPVYLNGMTIKEANDYVQQKFSGLYSGIGDYEGASQIKLTLGQIRTIQINIMGEVSVPGTYSMSSLSSVFHALYNAGGINEIGSLRLIQLYRKGKLIKTIDIYKYLLDGDSSGDIRLNDGDIIIVPPYISLVEITGKVKRPMYYEMTSQETLADLIKYSGGFVGDAYRDEAGLVRKTGGYDKVFTLASDNFKNFILDDGDQVTIHAGLNLYENRVEVQGAVYRSGYYEIGKDIKTVKDLIEKAGGLKDDAFLSRAILTREKADLTIENLSINLSSLLKGTISDIVLRKNDVLFVAANAVVMDLGNFAIYGNVANPGSYKYADNTTIEDLIVRAGGLLGSASTAKVDVARRIVDPTSTESQSVIAETFTFSIKDGLIAEGVSNFTLMPYDQVYVRRSPGYIEQRNVVLQGEVLFPGTYALKEKTERISDIIARAGNLTPHAYSQGAKLVREKTQAEIASQKKSIRMISESGSTDSISSELMDVERYYAIGIELDMAMKYPRSEFDLVLKPGDRLMIPEYDNTVKINGAVMYPNTVLYRKGEKVSYYIDQAGGYNDVAQKKRAYIVYMNGTVAKVKGSSKDAIQPGCEIIVPAKEQRQKMTLAETISIGTSITSMASVVALLINALTK; from the coding sequence ATGAAAAGGCTTATTCTTTGTTTATTTACTTTTTTGATTTCGATTTGTTCCCTTTTTGCTCAAATGTCAGACGATCAGGTCATCAGTTATGTTAAGACGGAGATGGATAAGGGGACATCGCAACAAACAATAGCTGCCGAGCTGTTAAAAAGAGGTGTGACTCAAAGTCAGCTAGAGAGGATAAAGGATCAACAGAATCAACAAAGACAAAAAGCAGCTCCAGGAGTTATCGATGACGGTTCGAAGTTGAGGACTGATGTGTTAGATGAAACAATGGCCAATGAACCTGTTGTTGATAATAAACGGCGGATATTCGGAAAAGATATATTTAATAAGAAGAATTTATCATTTACACCCAATGTTAATATTCCTACTCCTGAAGACTATAAGCTTGGTCCTGGGGATGAAGTTGTGATCGATATATGGGGTGCATCTCAAGCATCAGTGAGACAGACCATATCTCCAGAGGGAAGTATCAGGGTTGATCGATTAGGGCCTGTTTATTTGAATGGAATGACGATAAAAGAAGCAAATGATTATGTTCAGCAAAAGTTTTCCGGGCTATATTCAGGAATAGGTGATTATGAGGGAGCTTCTCAAATAAAACTTACTTTAGGACAGATAAGGACTATTCAAATAAATATAATGGGTGAGGTGTCGGTTCCGGGCACTTATTCCATGTCTTCATTATCTTCAGTCTTTCATGCATTATATAATGCAGGAGGGATAAATGAAATAGGTTCATTAAGGTTAATTCAATTATACCGTAAGGGTAAATTGATTAAAACTATTGATATATATAAATATCTATTGGATGGAGATTCGAGTGGTGATATACGATTAAATGATGGAGATATTATTATTGTTCCGCCATATATATCACTGGTTGAAATAACAGGTAAGGTAAAGCGGCCGATGTATTATGAAATGACTTCGCAGGAAACATTAGCAGATTTAATTAAGTATTCCGGAGGTTTTGTCGGTGATGCATACCGGGATGAAGCTGGACTAGTGCGAAAAACAGGTGGTTATGATAAAGTATTTACATTAGCATCTGATAATTTTAAAAATTTTATCCTTGACGATGGGGATCAGGTCACAATTCATGCTGGATTAAATCTATACGAAAACAGAGTGGAAGTTCAAGGTGCTGTTTATCGCTCTGGCTACTATGAGATTGGAAAAGATATAAAGACTGTGAAGGATTTGATCGAAAAAGCAGGAGGTCTCAAAGATGATGCATTTTTAAGCAGGGCTATATTGACACGCGAAAAGGCAGATTTGACAATCGAGAATTTATCAATTAACTTAAGTTCGCTTCTTAAAGGTACTATTAGTGACATAGTATTGAGAAAGAATGATGTCTTATTTGTTGCAGCAAATGCTGTTGTTATGGACTTAGGTAATTTTGCTATATATGGAAATGTGGCAAATCCTGGTTCATATAAATATGCAGATAATACAACTATTGAAGATCTTATAGTCCGGGCTGGAGGATTACTAGGGTCAGCATCTACTGCTAAGGTTGATGTTGCCCGTAGAATAGTAGATCCTACGAGTACAGAAAGTCAATCTGTGATTGCAGAAACATTTACTTTTAGTATAAAAGATGGTTTAATTGCGGAAGGAGTTTCTAATTTTACTTTGATGCCATATGATCAAGTGTATGTGCGCAGAAGTCCGGGATATATTGAACAGCGTAATGTAGTGCTTCAGGGAGAAGTGCTGTTTCCTGGGACTTATGCTCTTAAAGAGAAAACCGAGCGGATTTCAGATATAATAGCAAGAGCTGGAAATTTAACCCCACATGCATATTCTCAAGGAGCAAAATTGGTAAGGGAGAAAACACAAGCGGAAATAGCCAGTCAGAAGAAATCTATTAGAATGATATCAGAAAGTGGATCAACAGATTCTATATCTTCTGAGTTGATGGATGTTGAGAGATACTATGCTATCGGAATAGAACTGGATATGGCGATGAAGTATCCTCGCTCAGAATTCGATTTAGTATTGAAGCCGGGGGATAGATTGATGATTCCTGAATACGATAATACAGTTAAAATTAATGGAGCTGTGATGTATCCGAATACAGTCCTTTATAGAAAAGGGGAAAAAGTTTCATATTATATCGATCAGGCAGGAGGCTATAATGATGTGGCTCAGAAGAAGAGGGCTTACATTGTTTATATGAATGGAACAGTTGCAAAGGTTAAAGGTTCTAGTAAAGATGCGATTCAACCTGGTTGTGAGATAATTGTACCAGCAAAAGAACAAAGGCAGAAAATGACATTGGCTGAAACTATTAGTATTGGTACTAGTATTACATCGATGGCGTCAGTAGTGGCTTTATTGATTAATGCATTGACTAAATAA
- the upp gene encoding uracil phosphoribosyltransferase yields MKTINLSEQNTVLNRFVSELRDVDIQKDSMRFRRNIERIGEIMAYEISKTLNYFPLETVTPLGTSVTNVPSDPIVIGTILRAGLVYHHGFLNCFDQAENAFVSAYRKYRENHQSFHVHIEYIASPRIEDKILILTDPMLATGGSMDLSYQALLTKGQPKHIHIATIIASRQAIDYCEQNFPKDRTTIWAAAIDPELNEYAYIIPGLGDAGDLAYGEKE; encoded by the coding sequence ATGAAAACAATAAATTTATCGGAACAAAACACTGTATTGAATCGTTTTGTCAGTGAACTGCGCGATGTAGACATTCAAAAAGACAGTATGCGCTTTAGGCGTAATATAGAAAGAATAGGAGAAATTATGGCTTATGAGATAAGTAAGACTTTGAATTATTTTCCTTTAGAAACTGTGACTCCATTAGGTACTTCGGTAACAAACGTGCCATCCGATCCTATTGTAATAGGTACTATTCTGCGTGCCGGGTTGGTATATCATCATGGCTTTCTGAATTGTTTCGATCAGGCGGAGAACGCATTTGTTTCGGCATATAGAAAGTATCGGGAAAACCATCAGAGTTTTCATGTACACATCGAATATATAGCGTCACCCCGAATTGAGGATAAGATATTGATCCTTACAGATCCGATGTTGGCTACAGGTGGGAGTATGGATTTGTCATATCAGGCATTGCTGACAAAAGGCCAGCCGAAACATATTCATATTGCAACTATTATTGCAAGTCGGCAGGCAATAGATTATTGTGAGCAGAATTTCCCTAAAGACAGGACTACGATCTGGGCAGCAGCAATAGATCCGGAGTTGAATGAGTATGCATATATTATTCCGGGACTGGGAGATGCCGGAGATTTAGCATATGGGGAAAAGGAATGA